The sequence below is a genomic window from Kitasatospora kifunensis.
GGGATGCCAAGACCGTATGCCTCGCAAAGGATGCCGAGCGCGAGGGTGTCGGAGATGCCGGCGGCCCACTTGTTGATGGTGTTGAAGGTGGCCGGGGCGACGGCGATCGCGTCGGCCGGGGGCAGCGGCTGGGGGATGCTCGGCGTGCGCCAGGCGGAGCGGATCGGGTAGCCGGTCTGGGCTTCGACGGCTTCCTGGTCTATGAATCCGAGTCCGTTCGGGGTCGCGATCACGCCGACTCCCCAGCCCTCGGCATGGGCAGCGGTGATCAGTTCGCCCACTCCGTCGGCGATGCCCGACGCGCAGACGACGACGTAGAGGAACGGCTCGCGGTGCTCGGTCAAACCTGGACTCCCAACTCCTGGCAGAAACGGCGAAGTTCCGGGACGGCGCCGCGTCGATCGCGAGCGGCCATGTCACCGGCCAGCTCGAGCACGCTGGGCCGGCGGCGGATGTCCTCCGAGGCACAGCTCTCCGCGATCCTGAGCGCTTTGTATCCCTCGGCAAGTCTGCCCTGCTGGCTGTAGGCCCGTGCAGCCTCCACCCACAGTGCCGCCCGGCGCTCGGGGACCGGGATGCGCCTGCGCATCAGGGGCTGGGCGGCATCCAACGCCGCTCCGGCGTCGCCCAGGACGACCGAGGCGCTCACCGAGTGGAGCGCGACGTTGGTCGGACTGAAGTTCGCCCAGGCTTCGGGGCCGTCGAGGTCGACGTAGCGCGCGACCTCCTGAGCTTCTGCGAGGAACTCGGCGGTCGTGGCGCGGTCGCCGCCGGCGCTTGCGGCCGTAACCCCGCGAAGGAGCATGAGCCCAAATGCGGCAAGGTACTCAGGTGCGCGCCGGTCGTAGCTGCCGGAGAGCTGGTCGGCGGTGTGCCGGATGAGGGTGACGGCGGGCGCGGTGTGCCGGTCGCGCGCGAGGACGTGCGCCTGGACGCGGACGCTGGAGGCCATCACCACGGGGTCGGCGCTCCGTTC
It includes:
- a CDS encoding heavy metal transporter CzcB, whose protein sequence is MAAASIDHLVMNPQVRMLHGVPRSRPNRHVLPRLSQARRLFYTCRYAELEGALPPLIADLRQAQDATRGGDQVLSGLLATAYQTAVSLLLKLGDHGNAWLAVGRAMAEAERSADPVVMASSVRVQAHVLARDRHTAPAVTLIRHTADQLSGSYDRRAPEYLAAFGLMLLRGVTAASAGGDRATTAEFLAEAQEVARYVDLDGPEAWANFSPTNVALHSVSASVVLGDAGAALDAAQPLMRRRIPVPERRAALWVEAARAYSQQGRLAEGYKALRIAESCASEDIRRRPSVLELAGDMAARDRRGAVPELRRFCQELGVQV
- a CDS encoding flavoprotein, whose translation is MTEHREPFLYVVVCASGIADGVGELITAAHAEGWGVGVIATPNGLGFIDQEAVEAQTGYPIRSAWRTPSIPQPLPPADAIAVAPATFNTINKWAAGISDTLALGILCEAYGLGIPVAVQPYVNSAQAAHPAYDESLTRLRAMGVLIGDYVPHKPKAGGGRDTYNWTHVLDLLRPVLNSIAAKGV